A single Dreissena polymorpha isolate Duluth1 chromosome 14, UMN_Dpol_1.0, whole genome shotgun sequence DNA region contains:
- the LOC127858303 gene encoding uncharacterized protein LOC127858303, translating into MQALVVFISAIVVCYGATTHRPHSTHAHTGHHTTQPHEPGEFETISFQFSFQTGHLLVKVHPDKNTLNCYIATLSDAEHAQIHTDAGMRAVELRLLAALSTATMVTDKTTLDQHDVQACGAHTTKTPSFYTIMA; encoded by the exons ATGCAAGCTCTGGTCGTTTTCATCTCGGCTATAGTGGTGTGCTAC GGTGCTACCACACATCGTCCCCACAGCACGCATGCCCACACAGGACACCACACAACCCAGCCGCATGAACCCGGCGAGTTCGAGACCATATCGTTTCAGTTTTCGTTTCAAACG GGTCACCTCCTAGTAAAAGTCCATCCCGACAAGAACACGCTAAACTGCTACATCGCAACACTTAGTGACGCTGAGCACGCGCAGATCCATACCGACGCCGGCATGAGGGCCGTTGAG TTGAGACTGCTCGCCGCGCTGTCTACCGCAACCATGGTTACGGACAAGACGACTCTTGATCAACATGACGTTCAGGCCTGCGGTGCTCACACCACCAAAACACCCAGTTTTTACACCATCATGGCGTAA
- the LOC127858291 gene encoding uncharacterized protein LOC127858291 isoform X1 produces MDLATGTSCFKNRQERASLKDDDGSVSRNEPSSCAENNSSSSSPGSKMSTNSQSTEIKNELILKMSHPVLVKTSPSSIPGSKISIKGQSIRDNDDDDEEAGIEPSSSNCRNGLSYKHILFQKQTRKGKLKDKTGNEGDGDEEACSEPLSSNALLEKRTHLHAHLVTSTEKKGHVRGNEGGGDEEACSEPVSSNALLEKDTSSRTSGVKYREERASVRGNEGGGDEEACSEPLSSNALLEKDTSSRTSGYKYREERASVRGNEGGGDEEACSEPLSSNALLEKDKSSRTSGYKYREERASVRDPESSDTDHDVPVRQPHANPGPSTTVTMSGHPKRLQKLGEDQSHLLKTLFKTNIALRKEPKREDCERVMQKYEILHRLSWKKIKKHDS; encoded by the exons ATGGACTTGGCTACaggcacatcttgtttcaagaacagacaagaaagggcaagcttaaagg ATGACGATGGGAGTGTTTCTAGAAATGAGCCATCCAGTTGTGCTGAAAACAACTCCTCTTCAAGCTCTCCTGGTTCCAAAATGAGCACCAATAGCCAAAGTACAGAG ataaagaatgaactgattctaaaaatgagccatccagtattgGTGAAAACGTCTCCTTCAAGCATTCCTGGTTCCAAAATCAGCATCAAAGGCCAAAGCATCAGAG ataatgatgatgatgacgaagaagctGGCATTGAACCTTCCAGTTCTAACTGCAGAAATGGACTCAGCTACAAGCACATCTTGTTTCAAAAACAGACAAGAAAGGGCAAGCTTAAGGATAAGACTG gtaatgaaggtgatggtgacgaagaagcttgctctgaacctttaagttcTAATGCACTGTTAGAAaaaaggacacatcttcacgcacatctggttacaagtacagagaagaaagggcaTGTAAGGG gtaatgaaggtggtggtgacgaagaagcttgctctgaacctgTAAGTTCCAACgcactgttagaaaaggacacatcttcacgcacatctggtgtcaagtacagagaagaaagggcgagcgtaaggg gtaatgaaggtggtggtgacgaagaagcttgctctgaacctttaagttccaatgcactgttagaaaaggacacatcttcacgcacatctggttacaagtacagagaagaaagggcgagcgtaaggg gtaatgaaggtggtggtgacgaagaagcttgctctgaacctttaagttccaatgcactgttagaaaaggacaaatcttcacgcacatctggttacaagtacagagaagaaagggcgagcgtaaggg ACCCTGAATCTTCTGACACAGACCATGATGTGCCAGTAAGACAACCACATGCAAACCCTGGGCCGTCCACAACTGTAACCATGTCGGGTCATCCCA AGAGGCTTCAGAAACTCGGTGAAGACCAGAGTCATCTTTTGAAGACGCTGTTCAAAACGAATATTGCGTTGAGGAAGGAGCCTAAGCGTGAAGACTGTGAAAGagtaatgcaaaaatatgaaattctACACAGATTGtcatggaaaaaaattaaaaaacacgaTTCATAA
- the LOC127858291 gene encoding uncharacterized protein LOC127858291 isoform X3, whose amino-acid sequence MDLATGTSCFKNRQERASLKDDDGSVSRNEPSSCAENNSSSSSPGSKMSTNSQSTEIKNELILKMSHPVLVKTSPSSIPGSKISIKGQSIRDNDDDDEEAGIEPSSSNCRNGLSYKHILFQKQTRKGKLKDKTGNEGDGDEEACSEPLSSNALLEKRTHLHAHLVTSTEKKGHVRGNEGGGDEEACSEPLSSNALLEKDTSSRTSGYKYREERASVRGNEGGGDEEACSEPLSSNALLEKDKSSRTSGYKYREERASVRDPESSDTDHDVPVRQPHANPGPSTTVTMSGHPKRLQKLGEDQSHLLKTLFKTNIALRKEPKREDCERVMQKYEILHRLSWKKIKKHDS is encoded by the exons ATGGACTTGGCTACaggcacatcttgtttcaagaacagacaagaaagggcaagcttaaagg ATGACGATGGGAGTGTTTCTAGAAATGAGCCATCCAGTTGTGCTGAAAACAACTCCTCTTCAAGCTCTCCTGGTTCCAAAATGAGCACCAATAGCCAAAGTACAGAG ataaagaatgaactgattctaaaaatgagccatccagtattgGTGAAAACGTCTCCTTCAAGCATTCCTGGTTCCAAAATCAGCATCAAAGGCCAAAGCATCAGAG ataatgatgatgatgacgaagaagctGGCATTGAACCTTCCAGTTCTAACTGCAGAAATGGACTCAGCTACAAGCACATCTTGTTTCAAAAACAGACAAGAAAGGGCAAGCTTAAGGATAAGACTG gtaatgaaggtgatggtgacgaagaagcttgctctgaacctttaagttcTAATGCACTGTTAGAAaaaaggacacatcttcacgcacatctggttacaagtacagagaagaaagggcaTGTAAGGG gtaatgaaggtggtggtgacgaagaagcttgctctgaacctttaagttccaatgcactgttagaaaaggacacatcttcacgcacatctggttacaagtacagagaagaaagggcgagcgtaaggg gtaatgaaggtggtggtgacgaagaagcttgctctgaacctttaagttccaatgcactgttagaaaaggacaaatcttcacgcacatctggttacaagtacagagaagaaagggcgagcgtaaggg ACCCTGAATCTTCTGACACAGACCATGATGTGCCAGTAAGACAACCACATGCAAACCCTGGGCCGTCCACAACTGTAACCATGTCGGGTCATCCCA AGAGGCTTCAGAAACTCGGTGAAGACCAGAGTCATCTTTTGAAGACGCTGTTCAAAACGAATATTGCGTTGAGGAAGGAGCCTAAGCGTGAAGACTGTGAAAGagtaatgcaaaaatatgaaattctACACAGATTGtcatggaaaaaaattaaaaaacacgaTTCATAA
- the LOC127858291 gene encoding uncharacterized protein LOC127858291 isoform X2, with amino-acid sequence MDLATGTSCFKNRQERASLKDDDGSVSRNEPSSCAENNSSSSSPGSKMSTNSQSTEIKNELILKMSHPVLVKTSPSSIPGSKISIKGQSIRDNDDDDEEAGIEPSSSNCRNGLSYKHILFQKQTRKGKLKDKTGNEGDGDEEACSEPLSSNALLEKRTHLHAHLVTSTEKKGHVRGNEGGGDEEACSEPVSSNALLEKDTSSRTSGVKYREERASVRGNEGGGDEEACSEPLSSNALLEKDKSSRTSGYKYREERASVRDPESSDTDHDVPVRQPHANPGPSTTVTMSGHPKRLQKLGEDQSHLLKTLFKTNIALRKEPKREDCERVMQKYEILHRLSWKKIKKHDS; translated from the exons ATGGACTTGGCTACaggcacatcttgtttcaagaacagacaagaaagggcaagcttaaagg ATGACGATGGGAGTGTTTCTAGAAATGAGCCATCCAGTTGTGCTGAAAACAACTCCTCTTCAAGCTCTCCTGGTTCCAAAATGAGCACCAATAGCCAAAGTACAGAG ataaagaatgaactgattctaaaaatgagccatccagtattgGTGAAAACGTCTCCTTCAAGCATTCCTGGTTCCAAAATCAGCATCAAAGGCCAAAGCATCAGAG ataatgatgatgatgacgaagaagctGGCATTGAACCTTCCAGTTCTAACTGCAGAAATGGACTCAGCTACAAGCACATCTTGTTTCAAAAACAGACAAGAAAGGGCAAGCTTAAGGATAAGACTG gtaatgaaggtgatggtgacgaagaagcttgctctgaacctttaagttcTAATGCACTGTTAGAAaaaaggacacatcttcacgcacatctggttacaagtacagagaagaaagggcaTGTAAGGG gtaatgaaggtggtggtgacgaagaagcttgctctgaacctgTAAGTTCCAACgcactgttagaaaaggacacatcttcacgcacatctggtgtcaagtacagagaagaaagggcgagcgtaaggg gtaatgaaggtggtggtgacgaagaagcttgctctgaacctttaagttccaatgcactgttagaaaaggacaaatcttcacgcacatctggttacaagtacagagaagaaagggcgagcgtaaggg ACCCTGAATCTTCTGACACAGACCATGATGTGCCAGTAAGACAACCACATGCAAACCCTGGGCCGTCCACAACTGTAACCATGTCGGGTCATCCCA AGAGGCTTCAGAAACTCGGTGAAGACCAGAGTCATCTTTTGAAGACGCTGTTCAAAACGAATATTGCGTTGAGGAAGGAGCCTAAGCGTGAAGACTGTGAAAGagtaatgcaaaaatatgaaattctACACAGATTGtcatggaaaaaaattaaaaaacacgaTTCATAA